AAATCGCTGAATGCCTCGGTGAAAACACGGCGGGCTTAAGCACACATGCCGCCTCTCGTCTCACACTCAAAGCAGTCAAGGAGCTGGTAAGCGATCTGGATGTGCCCCAATCCTTGTCGGCCATTGGGTTGCATCCAGAGCAAATCGACCTGCTCAGTTCTCTCGCCGTACTCGACGTGTGCATGACGACCAATCCTCGCGACATGAACGTCCACGATGTCGCGACGCTGTTTCGCCAAGCCTTGTAGGAGGTTCGCGCCATGCATACCAAACAAGAGATTCTGGAAAAATTGACCGGAATTCAATCCTCGCGAAAAAGCTATTACAGTGAGCTCGTCTATCTGATCGAGGAGATGAAAAAGAAAAACAAGCAGCTCGCCGTCATTAACCAGCTGACACAAATCCAGATCAACGCCACCTGGCAACAAACAACCAGTTATATCGCCGCACAGCTCTCGCAAATTCTCATATTCGAGCATTTTGCCCTGACCATCGTGAAAGGAGGCATGCTCTCCTCCTATCTCGCCACGTGGAATGACGGAGATTGGCAATGCCATACGCTGACACAGAACATTGCAGTAGAAGCCCATGTGCTCACCGAGCAGGTTCATCTTACCATTGCCGAAGTGCTGCCTGAGCATCACGCCACCTCTGTTCCACTGCGCAGCCAATTAAATCAGACCTTTGGTTTTCTGACACTCTTACGCCAAACAAAGCAGCCAGTCGATCGGGACGAAGCCGAATTGATCCAGCTTGTCGCCAGCCATATTGGCGTCGTCGTAGAAAACAGCCTACTATTTCAAGACGTGAATGAAAAGATCAAAATCGAAGCCCAACTGATTCAATCCGCAAAAATGGCGGCGATTGGCGAGATGGCTGCCGGCATTGCCCATGAGCTAAACAGTCCGCTCACGGCCATCCTCGGAAACTCTCAATTGCTCATGCGCGAGATGACAGATGCCCCAGAGGCTCCCCTGATGAAAGACATCTATCAATGCGGGGTGCGCTGCAAAAAGATCATTCAAAACCTGCTCACCTTCTCACGGCAGGAAGAGTACTTGTTTTCCACTACCTCTATTGACGAGGTCGTAGAGGACGTACTGGGGCTAATTGGCTACCAGCTATCTGTTTCCGGCTTGACCATAACCCGGGAAATGTACGAGCCTCCTCTGCTGTTTCATGGAAGTCGTCATCAGATCGAGCAAATTGTGATCAATCTCCTGTTAAATGCACGGGACGCTGTGGCAGGCAAGGAAGCTCCACACATCGTCATCCGTTCCTTCCTCGTACAAGAGGAGAATAGCTCTTACGTAGGCTTATCCGTGTACGATAACGGTACAGGCATTTGTGAAGAGCAGCTTTCGCAGATTTTTCAGCCCTTCTTCTCGACGAAGGAACGGACAAAAGGGACTGGTCTCGGGCTTTCCGTCAGTCTTGGAATTGCAGAAGCACACGGTGGGAAGCTGTTTGCCGAAAGTGTGGAGGGAGAGTACAGCAAGTTTACGATGCTTTTGCCACTGTTAGCTGACGAGGAGGACAACGATGGAGAAAAAACGGATTTTGATCGTGGATGATGAAACAGAAGTGACTACCTTTTTCACCTATTTTCTCAAGAAAAAAGACTGCGATATCGTCGTTGCCAATTCTGGCAAGGACGTGGAACGGCTGCTTCACTCGGATTCTACCGGCTTTCACGCTGCACTCGTGGACCTGAAGCTGCCAGATGCCGACGGGTTGACGCTGCTCAAACAGATCAAGGCCGTAT
The window above is part of the Brevibacillus brevis NBRC 100599 genome. Proteins encoded here:
- a CDS encoding sensor histidine kinase, giving the protein MHTKQEILEKLTGIQSSRKSYYSELVYLIEEMKKKNKQLAVINQLTQIQINATWQQTTSYIAAQLSQILIFEHFALTIVKGGMLSSYLATWNDGDWQCHTLTQNIAVEAHVLTEQVHLTIAEVLPEHHATSVPLRSQLNQTFGFLTLLRQTKQPVDRDEAELIQLVASHIGVVVENSLLFQDVNEKIKIEAQLIQSAKMAAIGEMAAGIAHELNSPLTAILGNSQLLMREMTDAPEAPLMKDIYQCGVRCKKIIQNLLTFSRQEEYLFSTTSIDEVVEDVLGLIGYQLSVSGLTITREMYEPPLLFHGSRHQIEQIVINLLLNARDAVAGKEAPHIVIRSFLVQEENSSYVGLSVYDNGTGICEEQLSQIFQPFFSTKERTKGTGLGLSVSLGIAEAHGGKLFAESVEGEYSKFTMLLPLLADEEDNDGEKTDFDRG